The genomic DNA gtcttcactattattctacaatgtagaaaatagtaaaaaataaagaaaaacccttgaatgagtaagtgtattcaaacttttgactggtactgtatatctacagaaataaggCAGATCGTTCttctgtttgagtgtttgtttaatagcctactgattccgtgagcaccaagcctcataCAACGGCAAAATGACGGATAAAGACATTTCACAGATTTGGCTGTTTTTAATAATTGCCATGCcgtaataaaggctttacaatTGTTTTCCGTTAGAACAGACTAGTATTACTTataatttatttagtgttgtttacactgttccaacaGGCAGAAAATtaatattgtaatctaacagcacctgtttgtcaCACACAAATCCACGCAGCTCTTGCTCCTATACCCTCCTTTTTCTTGATTTCCTTctaattgttattattacaattattattatgatcatcTTTATAATAATAACTAATGTCGTTATCATTAGTAGGCTTTGTAAAGTAGCCTTGTATTCTCAGCCATCTATGTGTAGGCCTAAGACTGTGTCCGGTTTAGTCTTAATAGCGTAATTtacttaggcctatatttcaatacAGCCTACTGTATCAATCAGTCATGCTGTGTGATGGCATGAACAAATTAATATGAGACATTCAtgctttgaaatgcaatcaagcattttagttttaaaattGAATAACAAAGGGAGCTTTGAATAATTAGCATATGCAATAAATAAACCGCAATTCACGAATGCATGCAACTGTTTTTAgtctgctgtaataaaggctttgtATATCTTTTTTTCCTTAGAACAGACTCTCTGGTACACGTATtcatttagtgttgtttacattgttccaaatggtcagaaaaaatattgtaatctaacagcaaaTTTTTGGCAATCCTAATACTCATGCAGCACTTGCTTCTATaccctcctttttcttgatctccagtaGTTTACATAACTACGTCAAATGTCTTCCACAGatctgacttcccctttccctcctgagcaaccagtaaacatttgcTCGTTTCGAGTTTCTTTTTCACATTctctgcatccattttgctgtcgACATTACTGTGTTCAGAgtttataaccaatttattgatgtgattatgataggcTATAGGTCAGGCACTATTGGTCACACGCATGTGATGCTTACATGCTTCATGTAAAGAGAGCAAGGATCCTAAACAAATTGGGATTTCGGGAAAGGAAATTTTAATTCAGAAACAAGTAAGAAACTAACACTTGCTGTGTTGTGGtgccagattatttcacttataattcactgtatcataattccagtgggtcagaagtttacatacactaagttgactctgcctttaaacagcttggaaaattccatgataccatggctttagaagcttctaattgacatcatttgagtcaattggaggagtacctgtggatgtatttcaaggccaaccttcaaactcagtgcctctgcttgacattaTGGAAAACTCCAAAGAAAttagcaaagacctcagaaaaaaattgtagacctccacgagtatggatcatccttgggagcaatttccaaatgcctgaaggtaccacattcatctgtacaaacaatagtatgcaagtataaacaccatgggaccacacagccgtcataccgctcaggaaggagacgtgctctgtctcctagagatgaatgtactttggtgcgaaaagtgcaaatcaatcccaaaacaacagcaaaggaccctgtgaagattctggaggaaacaggtacaaaagtatctatatccacagtaaaacgagttctatatcgacataacctaaaacgacactcagcaaggaagaagccactgctccaaaaccgccataaaaaaaaagccagactacggtttgcaactgcacatggggacaaagatggcactttttggagaaatgtcctctggtctgatgaaacaaaaatagaactgtttggccataatgaccatcgttatgtttggaagaaaaaggaggatgcttgcaagccgaagaacaccatcccaaccgtgaagcacaggggtggcagcatcatgttgtgggagtgctttgctgcaggagggactggtttacttcgcaaaatagatggatcatgaggaaggaaaatgtggaaaattatgtggatatattgaagcaacatctcaggaagttaaagcttggtcgcaaatgggtcttccaaatggacaatgaccacaagcatacttccaaagttgtggcaaatggcttaaggacaacaaagtcaaggtattggagtggccatcacaaagccctgacctcatcctatagaacatttgtgggcagaactgaaaaagcgtgtgcgaccaaggaggcctacaaacctgactccgttacaccagctctgtcaggaggaatgttcacccaatttattgtggaaggctgcccgaaacgtttaacccaagtgaaacaatttaaaggcaatgctaccaaatactaattgagtgtatgtaaacttctgacacactgggaatgtgatgaaagaaattaaatctgaaataaataattctctctactattattctgacatttcacattcttaaaataaagtggtgatcctaactgacctaagacagggaatttttactaggattaaatgtcaggaattgtgaaaaactgagtttaaatgtatttggctaaggtgtatgtaaacttccgacttcaactgtatgtagatgGTTTTaaaaagagtgggaggccccggtgcacaactgagcaagaggacaagtacatttgagtgtctagtttgagaaacagacgcctcacaagtcctcaactggcagcttcattaaatagtacccgcaaacaccagtctcaacgtcaacagtgaagaggtgactccgggatgctggccttctaggcagagttgcaaagaaaaagccatatctcagactggccaataaaaataaaagattaagatgggcaaaagaacacagacactggacagcatcccagagtcacctcttcactgttgacattgagactggtgttttgcgggtagttTCTTGGCAagttctcgcatggaatagcctttatttctcagaacaagaatagagtgACGAGTTTCCGAAGAaagctctttgtttctggccaattTGAGcttcaaacccacaaatgctgatgctccagatactcaactagtctagagaaggccagtttcattgcttctttaatcagcacaacacttttcagctgtgctaacataattgcaaaagtgttttcaaatgatcaattagccttttaaaatgatcaacttggattaggtaacacaacgtgccattggaacacaggagtgatgtttgctgataatgggcctctgtatgcctatgtagatattccattaaaaatcagctgtttccagctacaattgtcattaataatgtctacactgtatttctgatcaatttgatattattttattggacacaaaatgtgcttttctttcaaaaacaaggacatttctaagtaatcccaaacctttgaacagtagtgtatatggaaatataaattaaaacattttcaaccaatcgattggtcgaaagaacaggaCGACTCTCGGGGACAGCCttacactgtatatgacatgagtttaaattaaatgtaaatgtgaagtgcacatttggattcacgggtgtttggcttgcttgtatgacatcaaagcggtattAATGTAATTTATTAACATCTCATCAagtcctcttaatttacagcatttccctcactcagcaGGGAGGGATGTGTGCAACTTTTTGATGCACtaggtgctcaagttcagaacagctgtcagtcaaaacctaTAAAGCACTGTGAAGTGCTGAGCCTGAGCTCTGACAtaatgtatagcatgttactgtacagccactgcattAAAATTAAGGTGCTTATCACTGCCCAAATCTGCTATTTTACCCGTATAAGGTTCAAGTGTTAAGGGCTACCAGAGTTCCAAAAGTTCCTATTTTCATGTGTGTGGGGAATCTCAGAATGTATTTGTTACCTTTTGTGTTGCCTGAGCAAATTTGTTTAGCGGGTAGTAAGGCTGGGCGGGGCTTTTAAGATGGGGCTTTGTCTGTGATTGACATTTTGGCTACCAAGGTTGTGTTGCTGTTTATCCTGCGGATTCTATTGTTGATTGTGATGCTGTTCCAGAACAACCAGAGAAAGTCAGGCTTTGGGGCCTCTGACGAACTTTCAAGTGAGGAGGATGAGAAAGAAAAACTACCTACTGGTGTAGTTGGAACTATACCTGCCTCTGTCCTCAGGAAGAGAcgccttcactccttctctaacCCCTCATCACCTCAGGTAAACCTTAAGAGGCAGTGAGTCCTGCTCTGTTTATTGTAGCCAGAGTGAAAGGGGGACATTTAGTTTGACCTATTATTTGCACAGGAGGAAAGTAGTGGAGGTGCCATGGACACTAAGGTGAAACCTCGTGACGTGGAGCGCCTTAGGACCGAACTGGAGCGCCCGGCTTCTGACACAGATGACACAATATGGGAGGAGCTTCTTCAGGGGCCTGACACCGCCTCCACTGGCAGTAGTGACAGTGAGGGGGACGGGCGATACGGCCCTGGCCTGACCCTCCCCCCGTTCACCACTCTCAGCAGTGACGATGAGACCCTGCTGCAGGTTGGTCCGTCCACAAGGACTCACTTTAATCACAGAAAGGGTAAGTATATATCGGCTCACCAGCTTTCTCTCCCCACAGGGCCATCTATCATGGCTGCAGGCGTGCCACCCATCCAGAGACCGGGTCAGTGTCATCATCTGGGAGCAGGGGGAGTGCAAGAAAGCAGATATGTCAGTACTGGAGATCAGTGGGATCATCCTCACACGGGTACACCTCCTATGACCACTTCATTACACACTGATGCCTTTTTGGTAGAATTAACACACATCCAATACAGAGGGAATGCAGGTCTGTAATGCTTTAGGACTGGAAAGGGGTTCTGTCTGATTATATTTATAGAAACACTATTAGGGCTGTGTACTCTGTGCTCCATGCCACTGTCCTCCTAACAGAGGTAATTTCTTCTGTGTAGGTGAAGGTGGTGGAGCAAGGCATGGGTTACCTAGCCCTGGGGGGGTTGTTCACTGCCACACTGGCACTGCTTCCTTTTGTCTTCCGCCTGGCACAGCAGCTGGACATGAAGCGCCTGAGCTCCCTGTCCCTGGTAGAGCTGGCTGTCATGGTGGTGGGGCCGCCCAACACCCAGATCTACGCCTTCTTCTTCATCACCACCGTGGAGAGGCTTTGCCTCACCAGACTCTTCTTCTTCATGATGTGTGTGGCAGAGAGGACCTACAAACAGGTCAGCATGTTAGTCCCACTGTACTGTAGTAGACATACCACTACAAAACAAACATGCTGGAAATGGTGTGGTTGACATATGTTTTTGCGTGGTTCTCTTTCAACAACAGCGGCTTGTTTTCGCCAAACTCTTCAACCACATCACCTCAGCACGAAAGGCTAAGAAGTGGGAAATCCCCCATTTCAGGCTGAAGAATGTGCAGAACATAAAGATGTGGCTGTCGCTCCGCTCCTTCCTCAAGGTCTGACTTACTCTCACTACTCCTATGACTTTTTTAGGTATACTTCAGTGTATGGCTTTGACCAGTAGGGGGTGATTAATGTCTTACCCTAATTGATTAATGTCTTACCCTTTTTTTTCCCATCACAGAGACGTGGGCCCCAGCGTTCCGTTGATGTCATCGtctcctccatcttcctcctGGCCCTCTCCATCGCCTTCATCTTGTGTACACAGGTGAGACATATCTATAAGAAAGAGTGTCTGTATCTCTGATAAATACACAGGATTCCAGGAAACACCATGATTTACCTTTCCCTTGTTATGAATGGGCATTGGTTAAGGTCCAACCTGTAGAAACTCAATCGATGAAAGATTGAGTACTCTTTTTTTCTATCTCTAACTCCCAGCTCCTGAACAGTCACCACACCTTCCTGGACTCTGAGACCAACTGGGAGCTCATGGTGTGGggttcctctctcatcctcttcctgCTCCGCCTGGCCACCTTGGGCTCCGAGACCAACTGTAAATACAGCAACGTGTCAGTGCTGCTGACGGAACAGGTGAGGCtccctacaacacacacacacgtgcacacgcagACAGACCACTTTAATACTTTCAGTAATGCATCTCCTCAATTCTTTCAGATCAACTTGTATCTTAAGATGGAAAAGAAGCCCAACAAGAAAGAAATGTTGAACATAGTGAACAATGTTCTGAAGCTTGCAACAAAATTAATGAAAGTAAGCATGTCTTTAAACTTTAGCCACATTATGAATATTTGGATTTAGTCTCGTCTTCTGGGCTGGTGGTAGTTTGTTCAGCATAACGTGCAGTGAAAGCATCTCTAACCTTTCATACCAACCCTTTTACAGGAGCTTGACACCCCCTTCCGACTGCTGGGTCTGACTGTGAACCCTCTTATCTACAACATCACAcgtgtggtcatcctgtctgcaGTCTCCGCTGTGATCAGCGATCTGCTCGGCTTCAACATCAGAGTGAGTGGAGACACTTCTAATACCACAATGCTGTAGCAGAACACTGAAATGTggtggagcacaattggcccagcgtcgtctggttttggccggggtaggccgtcattgtaaaaaattaCTTGTTGGGAGCCTCCGGGGGGCGCAGTGGTTAatggcgctgtactgcagcgccagctgtgccaccagagactctgggttcgcgcccaggctctgtcgtaaccggccgcgactgggaggtccgtggggcgacgcacaattggcctagcgtcgtccgggttagggaggggttggtcggtagggatatccttgtctcatcgcgcaccagcgactcctgtggcgggccgggcacagtgcgcactaaccaaggttgccaggtgcacagtgtttcctccgacacattggtgcggctggcttccgggttggatggcgctgtgttaagaagcagtgcggcttggttgggttgtgtatcggaggacgcatgactttcaaccttcgtctctcccaagcccgtacgggagttttagcgatgagacaagatagtagctactaaaacaattggataccacgaaattggggtaacattccccccccccaaaaaaataaattaataataatacttttttcttaattgacttgcctctGTCAGTTGTTTTCCTCCTAGTACATTTATTTGTATTAACTTCCAAAAGTGAGTATATGTGCTGTGTTTTTAAATGCACCCTCCTTGTTGTCTCTTCTACAGCTGTGGAAGATCAAGCCTTAATGCTAAACCACTAACTGTTGGACAATGGAGACTGCCAACTCCTACCATCCACAGCTTGCTATCTGTGCAAAGTGTGCAATTCTACTGAGTGATCGCCTATGCATCTCAGTGCCTTTCCTCCCAGGAACATTGAACTTTCAATCACACAATACCATTGTGGTCATACACAAGCATGAACTCTTGACAATGAATGATATACACATCCTTGACTACTACATCTGCTGCAGCAGTTCCAGTAACCCAGTGCCTGAATCTGGAATGTCCCTGGACCTGACCACTTCCTGGCTCTCACATGGAGAAACAGTAGCCAATGGGTGCCTTCTGAACACTGATAAATTTGCTGGACATTTGAATGTAAACCATTTTAAGACATGGAGAAACTATGGAATAGGAAACGAAAATTAACTAATTCTTATAAAAGAATTGGACATTCCAGTGTGGTTTGATATGTAcatggaacaaaaatataaacgcaacatgcaacaatttcaaagatattactgagttacagttcatataaggaaatcagtcaattgaaataaattcattaggccctaatcaatggatttcacatgactgggaatagagatatgcatctgttggtcacagttaccttaaaaaaaggttggggtgtggatcagaaaaccagtcagtatcaggtgtgaccaccatttgcctcatgcagcgcgacacatctccttcgcataagagttgatcaggctgttgattgtggcctgtggaatgttgtcccactcctcttcaatgtctgtgcgaagttgctggatattggcaggaactggaacatgctgtcgtacatgtcgatccagagcatcccaaacatgctcaatgggtgaaatgtctggtgagtatgcaggccatggaagaactgggacatttttagcttccaggaattgtgtacagatccttgcggcaTGGGCCATGCATTATAACTCTGAAACACGAGGTGATggcagtggatgaatggcacgacaatgggcctcaggatcgcatcatggtatctctgtgcattcaaattgccattgataatgtgcaattgtgttcgttgtccatagcttatacctgcccataccataaccccaccgccaccatggatttcacatggttttctctctgttcacaacgttgacatcagcaagaAACTCACCCACAcaatacacgctgtctgccatctgcccggtacagtttaaaccgggattcatctgtgaagagtacACTTtcccagtgtgccagtggccatcgaaagtgagcatttgcccactgaagttggttaggACGCCAAACTgcaatcaggtcaagaccctggtgaggacgacgagttGTACAACTGATTGCATTCAGCTAaaatgtcttccgcatttaacccaacccctctgaatcagcgCTTCCGTGatacggtttctgacagtttgtgcagaaattctttggttgtgcaaacccacagtttcatcagctgtccggtggCTAgtgtcagacgatcccgcaggtgaagaaactggatgtggaggtcctgggctgttgTGGTAATACATGGTTTACAGTtgggaggccggttggacatactgccaaattctctaaaacggcaTTGGAGGCTTCTTATGGTAGAggaatgaacattaaattctctggcaccagctctggtggactttcctgcagtcagcatgacattTCCTGGTCTTtaaattgtccccagcacaaggtgtgtaatgatcatgctgtttaatcagcttcttgatatgccacacgtgtcaggtggatggattgtctagTTAAAGGAAAAAtacttactaacagggatgtaaacaaatttgtgctcaaaatttgagagaaataagctttttgtgtttttttttatttcagatcatgaaacatgggaccaacacttttgcgtgttgcatttatatttttgtttagcatACATGTACTCTCTCAAACATAGCTGTTAGATTATATAGAATACTTTTTCAATGAAAAATGTATAGATTTTAAAAATGGATTACTGAACTAACTTAATTACGTATTTTCTTTTCAATAGGATATATTAAACTCTActctaaatgtattttgtgatATTTAAGGGAATTTAATATAGATTTTATGGGGGCTTTATTTATTTATGGGTTTTCAGTGTTTCATTactgacatacagtgcattcaaaaagtattcacaggctttgactttttccacatgttgttgtgtaacagcctgaatttaaaatagtttAAATTGAGATATTGtcacactggcctacacacaataccccatactgtcaaagtgtaattatgtttgtaaacatttttacaaattaacaaAACATTTAAACACTGGACTGTCTTgagtacataagtattcaacccttttgttatggcaagcataaatACAAGGGCACCTATTGATAGATGGGTAAAAACCAAatgaaaagcagacattgaatatccctttgagcatggtgaagttattgattacactttggatggtgtattaatacacccagtcactacaaagatacaggtgtccttcctaactcagttgcctgagaggaaggaaaccgctcagggatttcaccataagcCCAATGGTAACTTAAAACCGTAAGCGTTGAATGGCTGCGACAGgacaaaactgaggatggatcaacaacattgttttttttaggataaaagaaatggaatagaggctagttcagtctgctttccaccagacactgggaaaccAATTCacccttcagcaggacaataacctaaagcacaaggccaaacaaacactggagttgcttaccaatacCACATTCAgtgttcttgagtggcctagttacagttttgacttaaatcggcttgaaaatctatggcaagatttgtAAATGGTtgtcttgcaatgatcaacaaccaacttgacagtgtttgaagaaatgtaaaaaaataataatgtgcaaatattctacgatccaggtgtgcaaagctcttagaaccttacccagaaagacacaactgtaattgctgccaaaggtgattctaacatgtattgactcaggcaGTTGAATGCTTATGATGTAATCAAGTTACTTTTATATATCtagtgtatgtggacacgccttcaaattagtggattcggctatttcagccacacccgttgctgacaggtgtaaaatCGAGCATGAGCCATGCaatctacacagacacacattggcagtaaaatggccgtACTAAAGAGCTCCgtaactttcaacatggcaccgtcatgggATGCCCCGGTAAACTCGAAGTGctgtttttgtgaagtggaaaggtctaggagcaataactgctcagccgtgaagtggtaggccacacaagctcacagaacgggaccaccgagtgctgaagcgcgtagggcataaaaatcgtctgtcctcggttgcaacattcattaccgagttccaaactgcctctggaagcaacgtcagcacaagaactgttggtcgggagcttcataaaatgggtttccatggccaagcagccgcacacaagcccaGATCACTatgcgttggctggagtggtgtaaatctcgcCGCCATTGAATTCTGGAGCAGTGGACGCTTTCTCTGCAGTGATGAATCCCTTCACCCTCTGCATAGTATCAACTGTAAAgtgtggtggaggaataatggtctggggttatttttcatggttcgggctaggccccttagttccagtgaagggaaatcttaacgctacagcatacaatgacattctggacaattctgtgcttccaactttgtatcAACagttgggaaggccctttcttgtatcagcatgacaatgcccccatgcacaaagtgaggtccacacacaaatggtttgtcgagatcagtgtggaagaaattgactggcctgcacagagccctgaccttaaccccttTGGacccctttgggatgaattggaacgccgactgcgagccaggcctaatcgccagacatctgtgcccgacctcactaatgctcttgtggctgagtatttttattttattgtatttaactttatttaactaggcaactagaagcaagtccctgcagcaatgttccaacatctagtggaaagccatcccagaagagtagaggctgctatagaagcaaagggggaacaactccatattaatgctcatgattttggaatgagatgtttgacgagcaggtgtccacatacactgcATTACCAAAAGTATCTTTCCTCATGCAACTTCATCTAACTTGATATGGTTTCAAAATAGATTCAAATGTCCACATGTATAATATCAACCAATCAGATACTTTTATCTTAGCAGTCTCATCTTTAGTATTTGTCCTATAATTGAAAACCATCCCTCTCACATTTCCATCAGATATTTCTAGTCAGAGAAGGAATGTATCCTTCTAAAGAGAGCTGATTATCCCATGAGACTGTACTtggatacttttggtcatgtagtgaatATTAGTTTTTAATTTTGCAATAATGTTTTGCAAATTtttgaatttttcttccactctGACATTACAGAGTAGTTTGTGTAGGTCAGTGATCATCCCACCTTATTAACAACAacatgtaaaaagtcaaggggttttaATGTCTAGGAATGGTACCCATAGATTGTACCCTTTGGACCGCCATCATCAGCAGTGTGCAACTGCAGCCCGCAATTCGGGGTGTTCCTGCATGTGGACATTCCTgcacagtggcggtcagtgccgtttgtGACGAGGGAgacccattttttttttacatgagcatgaccttatttctattacaacaTGTTGGATGACTGTCGTTCATATTCCATTAACCCTGTTCAAtataacatcgataggtttaggctactacatgatactttaATTTTTCCtacacccatcatgaggttgctacaacctagcctatgaatgaaagtttacaacgtaggtgcacacaggtcgagagagaaatttgagatgacagacagtgacacattcaatactggtttgcacactcttgcctacaTTTAGTTTATCTAGGGTGTAataattagtccaacagttgcaaacgagaatTTCTATTGGACAATTTAATTTTTATCCGttttgtttgcttccgtttaagaaacgttttttcaacagaattggcggaatgaatacacaaCTGATCAcgcataaacacagttcactttcatagcagccacattgtattccttctcgcctctatgcactctcctcctctcaccttttcccttcgtttTGTGGACTTCCATGAACAActcatcagctgtatgtgaccaggcgaataaacctttccaagccaaaccatgtcataaccgctacacacagcctacatagtTGTCCCCATATTAGATAAAGTAACatcctagtcaacatagctaatagaactaatacattagtaaacctgctacaatcattcAGTAAAGTTagtgtatagtcagtaagcagttacaccggcggccCCTGGTGGCAGtacattaataaaaccaaaagcttaccttgacttggtagagttccagtgttgtgttggatagacatagccagctagctaacatagcatcccgcTGTTTGAGCAGAGTGTTTGAGTAACTAAACTAGCCAGCTGcctttgctagctaagtaagtgaaagtgaaaaaatgtactccctctctctcttgcttcttcattttttaagaaattcatttgttgaaaactgttcaactactgtctttctctctttgagtcaactactcaccacattttatgcactgcagggctagctagctgtagcttatgcgttcagtactagattcattctctgatcctttgattgggtggacaac from Oncorhynchus clarkii lewisi isolate Uvic-CL-2024 chromosome 7, UVic_Ocla_1.0, whole genome shotgun sequence includes the following:
- the LOC139413440 gene encoding protein PHTF1-like, whose protein sequence is MARIAWYQEKIGAYDQQVWEKSLEQAEFNGIDSKPKRSGHIKTDLIDVDLVRGSTFSKAKPDSPWTALTRKGLVRVLLFPFFFQWWIQVTSRSISTCILVLYLMQVAASVLYMEVPAASASELFGPMCLMLLLGTVHCQIVSTESNRSPSDSPVSSTSPARRRRPRKGRGLKRTEGQGNDGDTELQPWQLEENQRLYRSEERRNNQRKSGFGASDELSSEEDEKEKLPTGVVGTIPASVLRKRRLHSFSNPSSPQEESSGGAMDTKVKPRDVERLRTELERPASDTDDTIWEELLQGPDTASTGSSDSEGDGRYGPGLTLPPFTTLSSDDETLLQGHLSWLQACHPSRDRVSVIIWEQGECKKADMSVLEISGIILTRVKVVEQGMGYLALGGLFTATLALLPFVFRLAQQLDMKRLSSLSLVELAVMVVGPPNTQIYAFFFITTVERLCLTRLFFFMMCVAERTYKQRLVFAKLFNHITSARKAKKWEIPHFRLKNVQNIKMWLSLRSFLKRRGPQRSVDVIVSSIFLLALSIAFILCTQLLNSHHTFLDSETNWELMVWGSSLILFLLRLATLGSETNCKYSNVSVLLTEQINLYLKMEKKPNKKEMLNIVNNVLKLATKLMKELDTPFRLLGLTVNPLIYNITRVVILSAVSAVISDLLGFNIRLWKIKP